From the genome of Brassica napus cultivar Da-Ae unplaced genomic scaffold, Da-Ae ScsIHWf_55;HRSCAF=95, whole genome shotgun sequence, one region includes:
- the LOC111212069 gene encoding dehydrodolichyl diphosphate synthase 5-like isoform X2, with protein MNFNRLCMPTLRFIKTTASQCNDKEESGTTGEKEKGGRMPKHVAIILDGNRRWAEKRGLGPSQGQEAGARTVMENVKDYFSMGINTVSLFAFSTENWGRPGDEVKYIMDMFEKIVKSEMPNLRRYGVKVSVIGKRTNIPESLLHLIGEAEEATKNNKEKQLIVALDYSGKFDILQACKSLAEKAKNGLINVEDIDENLMDKELMTSCSEFPNPDLLIRTSGEQRISNFYLWQSAYTELYFPSVLWPDFGGAEYLEALDWYQKKQRRFGLRV; from the exons ATGAACTTCAATAGGTTGTGCATGCCAACACTGAG ATTCATCAAAACCACAGCTTCTCAATGCAACGATAAAGAAGAGAG CGGTACAACCGGAGAGAAGGAGAAAGGAGGGAGAATGCCAAAGCATGTGGCGATCATATTGGACGGAAACAGACGTTGGGCAGAGAAACGAGGACTCGGGCCATCGCAAGGTCAAGAAGCCGGAGCGAGAACTGTTATGGAGAATGTTAAGGACTATTTCTCAATGGGGATTAACACTGTTTCACTCTTTGCTTTCTCCACAGAAAATTGGGGAAGACCCGGg GATGAAGTTAAGTACATAATGGACATGTTTGAGAAAATCGTCAAGTCTGAGATGCCTAACTTGCGCAG ATATGGCGTCAAAGTCTCGGTCATCGGAAAACGGACGAATATTCCGGAGTCACTTCTACATTTGATAGGAGAAGCAGAAGAAGCTACAAAGAACAACAAAGAGAAGCAACTCATTGTGGCGTTAGACTATAGTGGAAAGTTCGATATTTTACAAGCATGCAAAAGTCTTGCTGAAAAGGCAAAAAACGGGCTTATCAATGTAGAGGACATCGACGAGAATCTGATGGACAAAGAGTTGATGACAAGCTGTAGTGAGTTCCCAAATCCTGACCTATTGATTAGAACAAGCGGAGAACAAAGGATTAGTAACTTCTACCTATGGCAATCAGCTTATACAGAGCTTTACTTTCCTAGTGTTCTATGGCCTGACTTCGGAGGAGCTGAGTATCTCGAGGCCTTAGATTGGTATCAGAAGAAGCAGAGGCGATTCGGTCTAAGGGTTTAa
- the LOC111212069 gene encoding dehydrodolichyl diphosphate synthase 5-like isoform X1 has product MLSLLSIVLTFLSLIIMPCLFVSWRLRVPLSITNIRRFIKTTASQCNDKEESGTTGEKEKGGRMPKHVAIILDGNRRWAEKRGLGPSQGQEAGARTVMENVKDYFSMGINTVSLFAFSTENWGRPGDEVKYIMDMFEKIVKSEMPNLRRYGVKVSVIGKRTNIPESLLHLIGEAEEATKNNKEKQLIVALDYSGKFDILQACKSLAEKAKNGLINVEDIDENLMDKELMTSCSEFPNPDLLIRTSGEQRISNFYLWQSAYTELYFPSVLWPDFGGAEYLEALDWYQKKQRRFGLRV; this is encoded by the exons atgttgTCTCTACTCTCTATTGTCTTGACTTTTCTTTCTCTTATTATCATGCCTTGTCTCTTCGTCTCTTGGCGTCTACGTGTTCCCCTCTCCATTACAAATATCCGCAGATTCATCAAAACCACAGCTTCTCAATGCAACGATAAAGAAGAGAG CGGTACAACCGGAGAGAAGGAGAAAGGAGGGAGAATGCCAAAGCATGTGGCGATCATATTGGACGGAAACAGACGTTGGGCAGAGAAACGAGGACTCGGGCCATCGCAAGGTCAAGAAGCCGGAGCGAGAACTGTTATGGAGAATGTTAAGGACTATTTCTCAATGGGGATTAACACTGTTTCACTCTTTGCTTTCTCCACAGAAAATTGGGGAAGACCCGGg GATGAAGTTAAGTACATAATGGACATGTTTGAGAAAATCGTCAAGTCTGAGATGCCTAACTTGCGCAG ATATGGCGTCAAAGTCTCGGTCATCGGAAAACGGACGAATATTCCGGAGTCACTTCTACATTTGATAGGAGAAGCAGAAGAAGCTACAAAGAACAACAAAGAGAAGCAACTCATTGTGGCGTTAGACTATAGTGGAAAGTTCGATATTTTACAAGCATGCAAAAGTCTTGCTGAAAAGGCAAAAAACGGGCTTATCAATGTAGAGGACATCGACGAGAATCTGATGGACAAAGAGTTGATGACAAGCTGTAGTGAGTTCCCAAATCCTGACCTATTGATTAGAACAAGCGGAGAACAAAGGATTAGTAACTTCTACCTATGGCAATCAGCTTATACAGAGCTTTACTTTCCTAGTGTTCTATGGCCTGACTTCGGAGGAGCTGAGTATCTCGAGGCCTTAGATTGGTATCAGAAGAAGCAGAGGCGATTCGGTCTAAGGGTTTAa
- the LOC111212069 gene encoding dehydrodolichyl diphosphate synthase 5-like isoform X4, producing MNFNRLCMPTLSGTTGEKEKGGRMPKHVAIILDGNRRWAEKRGLGPSQGQEAGARTVMENVKDYFSMGINTVSLFAFSTENWGRPGDEVKYIMDMFEKIVKSEMPNLRRYGVKVSVIGKRTNIPESLLHLIGEAEEATKNNKEKQLIVALDYSGKFDILQACKSLAEKAKNGLINVEDIDENLMDKELMTSCSEFPNPDLLIRTSGEQRISNFYLWQSAYTELYFPSVLWPDFGGAEYLEALDWYQKKQRRFGLRV from the exons ATGAACTTCAATAGGTTGTGCATGCCAACACTGAG CGGTACAACCGGAGAGAAGGAGAAAGGAGGGAGAATGCCAAAGCATGTGGCGATCATATTGGACGGAAACAGACGTTGGGCAGAGAAACGAGGACTCGGGCCATCGCAAGGTCAAGAAGCCGGAGCGAGAACTGTTATGGAGAATGTTAAGGACTATTTCTCAATGGGGATTAACACTGTTTCACTCTTTGCTTTCTCCACAGAAAATTGGGGAAGACCCGGg GATGAAGTTAAGTACATAATGGACATGTTTGAGAAAATCGTCAAGTCTGAGATGCCTAACTTGCGCAG ATATGGCGTCAAAGTCTCGGTCATCGGAAAACGGACGAATATTCCGGAGTCACTTCTACATTTGATAGGAGAAGCAGAAGAAGCTACAAAGAACAACAAAGAGAAGCAACTCATTGTGGCGTTAGACTATAGTGGAAAGTTCGATATTTTACAAGCATGCAAAAGTCTTGCTGAAAAGGCAAAAAACGGGCTTATCAATGTAGAGGACATCGACGAGAATCTGATGGACAAAGAGTTGATGACAAGCTGTAGTGAGTTCCCAAATCCTGACCTATTGATTAGAACAAGCGGAGAACAAAGGATTAGTAACTTCTACCTATGGCAATCAGCTTATACAGAGCTTTACTTTCCTAGTGTTCTATGGCCTGACTTCGGAGGAGCTGAGTATCTCGAGGCCTTAGATTGGTATCAGAAGAAGCAGAGGCGATTCGGTCTAAGGGTTTAa
- the LOC111212069 gene encoding dehydrodolichyl diphosphate synthase 5-like isoform X5, which translates to MPTLSGTTGEKEKGGRMPKHVAIILDGNRRWAEKRGLGPSQGQEAGARTVMENVKDYFSMGINTVSLFAFSTENWGRPGDEVKYIMDMFEKIVKSEMPNLRRYGVKVSVIGKRTNIPESLLHLIGEAEEATKNNKEKQLIVALDYSGKFDILQACKSLAEKAKNGLINVEDIDENLMDKELMTSCSEFPNPDLLIRTSGEQRISNFYLWQSAYTELYFPSVLWPDFGGAEYLEALDWYQKKQRRFGLRV; encoded by the exons ATGCCAACACTGAG CGGTACAACCGGAGAGAAGGAGAAAGGAGGGAGAATGCCAAAGCATGTGGCGATCATATTGGACGGAAACAGACGTTGGGCAGAGAAACGAGGACTCGGGCCATCGCAAGGTCAAGAAGCCGGAGCGAGAACTGTTATGGAGAATGTTAAGGACTATTTCTCAATGGGGATTAACACTGTTTCACTCTTTGCTTTCTCCACAGAAAATTGGGGAAGACCCGGg GATGAAGTTAAGTACATAATGGACATGTTTGAGAAAATCGTCAAGTCTGAGATGCCTAACTTGCGCAG ATATGGCGTCAAAGTCTCGGTCATCGGAAAACGGACGAATATTCCGGAGTCACTTCTACATTTGATAGGAGAAGCAGAAGAAGCTACAAAGAACAACAAAGAGAAGCAACTCATTGTGGCGTTAGACTATAGTGGAAAGTTCGATATTTTACAAGCATGCAAAAGTCTTGCTGAAAAGGCAAAAAACGGGCTTATCAATGTAGAGGACATCGACGAGAATCTGATGGACAAAGAGTTGATGACAAGCTGTAGTGAGTTCCCAAATCCTGACCTATTGATTAGAACAAGCGGAGAACAAAGGATTAGTAACTTCTACCTATGGCAATCAGCTTATACAGAGCTTTACTTTCCTAGTGTTCTATGGCCTGACTTCGGAGGAGCTGAGTATCTCGAGGCCTTAGATTGGTATCAGAAGAAGCAGAGGCGATTCGGTCTAAGGGTTTAa
- the LOC111212069 gene encoding dehydrodolichyl diphosphate synthase 5-like isoform X3, whose product MPTLRFIKTTASQCNDKEESGTTGEKEKGGRMPKHVAIILDGNRRWAEKRGLGPSQGQEAGARTVMENVKDYFSMGINTVSLFAFSTENWGRPGDEVKYIMDMFEKIVKSEMPNLRRYGVKVSVIGKRTNIPESLLHLIGEAEEATKNNKEKQLIVALDYSGKFDILQACKSLAEKAKNGLINVEDIDENLMDKELMTSCSEFPNPDLLIRTSGEQRISNFYLWQSAYTELYFPSVLWPDFGGAEYLEALDWYQKKQRRFGLRV is encoded by the exons ATGCCAACACTGAG ATTCATCAAAACCACAGCTTCTCAATGCAACGATAAAGAAGAGAG CGGTACAACCGGAGAGAAGGAGAAAGGAGGGAGAATGCCAAAGCATGTGGCGATCATATTGGACGGAAACAGACGTTGGGCAGAGAAACGAGGACTCGGGCCATCGCAAGGTCAAGAAGCCGGAGCGAGAACTGTTATGGAGAATGTTAAGGACTATTTCTCAATGGGGATTAACACTGTTTCACTCTTTGCTTTCTCCACAGAAAATTGGGGAAGACCCGGg GATGAAGTTAAGTACATAATGGACATGTTTGAGAAAATCGTCAAGTCTGAGATGCCTAACTTGCGCAG ATATGGCGTCAAAGTCTCGGTCATCGGAAAACGGACGAATATTCCGGAGTCACTTCTACATTTGATAGGAGAAGCAGAAGAAGCTACAAAGAACAACAAAGAGAAGCAACTCATTGTGGCGTTAGACTATAGTGGAAAGTTCGATATTTTACAAGCATGCAAAAGTCTTGCTGAAAAGGCAAAAAACGGGCTTATCAATGTAGAGGACATCGACGAGAATCTGATGGACAAAGAGTTGATGACAAGCTGTAGTGAGTTCCCAAATCCTGACCTATTGATTAGAACAAGCGGAGAACAAAGGATTAGTAACTTCTACCTATGGCAATCAGCTTATACAGAGCTTTACTTTCCTAGTGTTCTATGGCCTGACTTCGGAGGAGCTGAGTATCTCGAGGCCTTAGATTGGTATCAGAAGAAGCAGAGGCGATTCGGTCTAAGGGTTTAa
- the LOC111203389 gene encoding uncharacterized protein LOC111203389 has product MAISDDLPPQLTKDVKRRSRKRRTVKSKDLEVLISVATRAAHIARDKGFHVVSPEAIRCVEVLRMMRSLPLTPRVIVKTDALRSLRFLATNGNPKIRSESKSLLNHLKAVLAASS; this is encoded by the coding sequence ATGGCTATTTCCGATGATCTACCTCCTCAACTTACGAAAGATGTCAAGAGACGAAGCAGAAAAAGAAGAACCGTGAAAAGTAAAGACCTTGAAGTACTGATCAGCGTCGCAACAAGGGCCGCTCATATCGCAAGAGACAAAGGGTTTCACGTCGTCTCTCCTGAAGCCATACGATGCGTCGAAGTTCTCAGAATGATGCGAAGCTTGCCGTTGACTCCTCGGGTTATCGTCAAAACAGATGCCTTGCGCTCTCTTCGATTCCTCGCCACTAACGGTAACCCTAAAATCAGATCAGAGTCGAAGTCCCTTCTTAATCACTTGAAGGCTGTGCTTGCTGCAAGCAGTTGA
- the LOC106434392 gene encoding plant UBX domain-containing protein 8-like isoform X2, with the protein MPIQNNTKEHQSIIKQSWTLMATPNQEAIDTFISITGASVSVAVQKLQENSGDLSQAVNAYYSEGCQNSVPLDDAMEIDDVIPAPLVIPIEVRDSTGPSVIINDDDDVPTRTTRQVIPAPNNIQDYNDIEQEMIQAAIEASKKESEVLSNPLPIERPPSSSHMGDGDDIAKAVTMSLKSGEEEILRNQGGFNASTSETGVSETAAAQGPERSTQALNGRLAAPSSPFEDHSDDDDDEEPLVRHRPIRVASGSLAQPDAGRSRSTSPEGDNQADNGNRNRFPSEWGGISSEEHDEAVMLEAAMFGGIPETGYNHLPFLPPQQRAPPSPSLTAQRLIREQQDDEYLASLQADRDRELQSVRDAEARQLEEETARQAFLEEAQRKHEEEQELERQLDAKEASLPKEPHADEENAITLLVRMPDGTRHGRRFLRSDKLQSLFDFIDIARVVKPKTYRLVRPYPRHAFGDGESESTLNHLGLSSKQEALFLELI; encoded by the exons ATGCCCATCCAAAACAATACGAAGGAACATCAATCAATCATTAAGCAAAGTTGGACTCTAATGGCAACACCGAATCAGGAAGCAATCGACACTTTCATTAGCATCACGGGGGCCTCAGTATCCGTCGCCGTTCAGAAGCTCCAG GAGAATAGTGGTGATCTTAGTCAAGCTGTAAATGCATATTACAGCGAGGGATGTCAAAATTC AGTACCTCTAGACGATGCAATGGAAATAGATGATGTGATTCCGGCTCCTCTAGTGATACCTATAGAGGTTAGGGATAGCACTGGGCCATCGGTTATtattaatgatgatgatgatgttccaACAAGAACAACTAGGCAAGTTATACCTGCACCCAATAATATTCAAGATTACAATGATATTGAACAAGAGATGATCCAAGCTGCCATTGAGGCCTCAAAAAAGGAGTCTGAG gtgTTAAGTAATCCTTTGCCTATTGAGAGGCCGCCGTCTTCGTCTCACATGGGAGATGGTGATGACATAGCAAAAGCTGTCACAATGTCATTGAAG TCAGGGGAGGAAGAAATTTTGCGCAATCAAGGAGGGTTTAACGCCTCAACCTCGGAAACAGGAGTGTCTGAAACGGCTGCTGCTCAAGGACCTGAACGTAGTACCCAAGCCCTGAATGGAAG ATTGGCTGCACCTAGCTCACCATTTGAGGATCACTctgatgatgacgatgatgaggAACCTCTTGTTAGACACAGGCCAATACGTGTGGCATCTGGATCTCTGGCCCAACCTGATGCTGGTCGTTCCCGGAGCACGAGTCCTGAAGGAGATAATCAAGCGGACAATGGCAATAGAAATAGGTTTCCTTCTGAG TGGGGAGGCATTTCGTCTGAGGAACATGATGAAGCTGTCATGCTCGAGGCAGCCATGTTTGGTGGAATTCCCGAAACTGGATATAATCATCTTCCATTCTTACCTCCTCAGCAGAGGGCACCACCCTCACCTTCATTGACAGCTCAGAGGTTGATACGCGAACAGCAGGATGATGAGTATCTTGCATCCCTGCAAGCGGACCGAGATAGAGAACTACAATCCGTTAGAGATGCTGAGGCACGTCAGTTAGAGGAAGAAACTGCTAGACAGGCTTTTCTGGAGGAAGCTCAAAGAAAACACGAGGAGGAACAG GAGCTAGAGAGGCAACTAGATGCAAAAGAAGCTTCTCTACCGAAGGAACCACATGCAGACGAAGAGAATGCTATTACTCTTCTAGTCAGGATGCCAGACGGAACTAGACATGGCCGCCGATTCCTTAGATCCGACAAACTCCAA TCTCTGTTCGACTTCATAGACATAGCCAGAGTGGTGAAACCCAAGACTTACAGACTG GTGAGACCTTACCCTCGGCATGCGTTTGGGGATGGGGAAAGTGAGTCCACTCTGAACCATCTTGGTTTGAGCAGCAAACAAGAAGCATTGTTCCTTGAGCTCATCTGA
- the LOC106434392 gene encoding plant UBX domain-containing protein 8-like isoform X3 encodes MPIQNNTKEHQSIIKQSWTLMATPNQEAIDTFISITGASVSVAVQKLQENSGDLSQAVNAYYSEGCQNSVPLDDAMEIDDVIPAPLVIPIEVRDSTGPSVIINDDDDVPTRTTRQVIPAPNNIQDYNDIEQEMIQAAIEASKKVLSNPLPIERPPSSSHMGDGDDIAKAVTMSLKSGEEEILRNQGGFNASTSETGVSETAAAQGPERSTQALNGRLAAPSSPFEDHSDDDDDEEPLVRHRPIRVASGSLAQPDAGRSRSTSPEGDNQADNGNRNRFPSEWGGISSEEHDEAVMLEAAMFGGIPETGYNHLPFLPPQQRAPPSPSLTAQRLIREQQDDEYLASLQADRDRELQSVRDAEARQLEEETARQAFLEEAQRKHEEEQELERQLDAKEASLPKEPHADEENAITLLVRMPDGTRHGRRFLRSDKLQSLFDFIDIARVVKPKTYRLVRPYPRHAFGDGESESTLNHLGLSSKQEALFLELI; translated from the exons ATGCCCATCCAAAACAATACGAAGGAACATCAATCAATCATTAAGCAAAGTTGGACTCTAATGGCAACACCGAATCAGGAAGCAATCGACACTTTCATTAGCATCACGGGGGCCTCAGTATCCGTCGCCGTTCAGAAGCTCCAG GAGAATAGTGGTGATCTTAGTCAAGCTGTAAATGCATATTACAGCGAGGGATGTCAAAATTC AGTACCTCTAGACGATGCAATGGAAATAGATGATGTGATTCCGGCTCCTCTAGTGATACCTATAGAGGTTAGGGATAGCACTGGGCCATCGGTTATtattaatgatgatgatgatgttccaACAAGAACAACTAGGCAAGTTATACCTGCACCCAATAATATTCAAGATTACAATGATATTGAACAAGAGATGATCCAAGCTGCCATTGAGGCCTCAAAAAAG gtgTTAAGTAATCCTTTGCCTATTGAGAGGCCGCCGTCTTCGTCTCACATGGGAGATGGTGATGACATAGCAAAAGCTGTCACAATGTCATTGAAG TCAGGGGAGGAAGAAATTTTGCGCAATCAAGGAGGGTTTAACGCCTCAACCTCGGAAACAGGAGTGTCTGAAACGGCTGCTGCTCAAGGACCTGAACGTAGTACCCAAGCCCTGAATGGAAG ATTGGCTGCACCTAGCTCACCATTTGAGGATCACTctgatgatgacgatgatgaggAACCTCTTGTTAGACACAGGCCAATACGTGTGGCATCTGGATCTCTGGCCCAACCTGATGCTGGTCGTTCCCGGAGCACGAGTCCTGAAGGAGATAATCAAGCGGACAATGGCAATAGAAATAGGTTTCCTTCTGAG TGGGGAGGCATTTCGTCTGAGGAACATGATGAAGCTGTCATGCTCGAGGCAGCCATGTTTGGTGGAATTCCCGAAACTGGATATAATCATCTTCCATTCTTACCTCCTCAGCAGAGGGCACCACCCTCACCTTCATTGACAGCTCAGAGGTTGATACGCGAACAGCAGGATGATGAGTATCTTGCATCCCTGCAAGCGGACCGAGATAGAGAACTACAATCCGTTAGAGATGCTGAGGCACGTCAGTTAGAGGAAGAAACTGCTAGACAGGCTTTTCTGGAGGAAGCTCAAAGAAAACACGAGGAGGAACAG GAGCTAGAGAGGCAACTAGATGCAAAAGAAGCTTCTCTACCGAAGGAACCACATGCAGACGAAGAGAATGCTATTACTCTTCTAGTCAGGATGCCAGACGGAACTAGACATGGCCGCCGATTCCTTAGATCCGACAAACTCCAA TCTCTGTTCGACTTCATAGACATAGCCAGAGTGGTGAAACCCAAGACTTACAGACTG GTGAGACCTTACCCTCGGCATGCGTTTGGGGATGGGGAAAGTGAGTCCACTCTGAACCATCTTGGTTTGAGCAGCAAACAAGAAGCATTGTTCCTTGAGCTCATCTGA
- the LOC106434392 gene encoding plant UBX domain-containing protein 8-like isoform X1 encodes MPIQNNTKEHQSIIKQSWTLMATPNQEAIDTFISITGASVSVAVQKLQENSGDLSQAVNAYYSEGCQNSVPLDDAMEIDDVIPAPLVIPIEVRDSTGPSVIINDDDDVPTRTTRQVIPAPNNIQDYNDIEQEMIQAAIEASKKESEVVLSNPLPIERPPSSSHMGDGDDIAKAVTMSLKSGEEEILRNQGGFNASTSETGVSETAAAQGPERSTQALNGRLAAPSSPFEDHSDDDDDEEPLVRHRPIRVASGSLAQPDAGRSRSTSPEGDNQADNGNRNRFPSEWGGISSEEHDEAVMLEAAMFGGIPETGYNHLPFLPPQQRAPPSPSLTAQRLIREQQDDEYLASLQADRDRELQSVRDAEARQLEEETARQAFLEEAQRKHEEEQELERQLDAKEASLPKEPHADEENAITLLVRMPDGTRHGRRFLRSDKLQSLFDFIDIARVVKPKTYRLVRPYPRHAFGDGESESTLNHLGLSSKQEALFLELI; translated from the exons ATGCCCATCCAAAACAATACGAAGGAACATCAATCAATCATTAAGCAAAGTTGGACTCTAATGGCAACACCGAATCAGGAAGCAATCGACACTTTCATTAGCATCACGGGGGCCTCAGTATCCGTCGCCGTTCAGAAGCTCCAG GAGAATAGTGGTGATCTTAGTCAAGCTGTAAATGCATATTACAGCGAGGGATGTCAAAATTC AGTACCTCTAGACGATGCAATGGAAATAGATGATGTGATTCCGGCTCCTCTAGTGATACCTATAGAGGTTAGGGATAGCACTGGGCCATCGGTTATtattaatgatgatgatgatgttccaACAAGAACAACTAGGCAAGTTATACCTGCACCCAATAATATTCAAGATTACAATGATATTGAACAAGAGATGATCCAAGCTGCCATTGAGGCCTCAAAAAAGGAGTCTGAGGTG gtgTTAAGTAATCCTTTGCCTATTGAGAGGCCGCCGTCTTCGTCTCACATGGGAGATGGTGATGACATAGCAAAAGCTGTCACAATGTCATTGAAG TCAGGGGAGGAAGAAATTTTGCGCAATCAAGGAGGGTTTAACGCCTCAACCTCGGAAACAGGAGTGTCTGAAACGGCTGCTGCTCAAGGACCTGAACGTAGTACCCAAGCCCTGAATGGAAG ATTGGCTGCACCTAGCTCACCATTTGAGGATCACTctgatgatgacgatgatgaggAACCTCTTGTTAGACACAGGCCAATACGTGTGGCATCTGGATCTCTGGCCCAACCTGATGCTGGTCGTTCCCGGAGCACGAGTCCTGAAGGAGATAATCAAGCGGACAATGGCAATAGAAATAGGTTTCCTTCTGAG TGGGGAGGCATTTCGTCTGAGGAACATGATGAAGCTGTCATGCTCGAGGCAGCCATGTTTGGTGGAATTCCCGAAACTGGATATAATCATCTTCCATTCTTACCTCCTCAGCAGAGGGCACCACCCTCACCTTCATTGACAGCTCAGAGGTTGATACGCGAACAGCAGGATGATGAGTATCTTGCATCCCTGCAAGCGGACCGAGATAGAGAACTACAATCCGTTAGAGATGCTGAGGCACGTCAGTTAGAGGAAGAAACTGCTAGACAGGCTTTTCTGGAGGAAGCTCAAAGAAAACACGAGGAGGAACAG GAGCTAGAGAGGCAACTAGATGCAAAAGAAGCTTCTCTACCGAAGGAACCACATGCAGACGAAGAGAATGCTATTACTCTTCTAGTCAGGATGCCAGACGGAACTAGACATGGCCGCCGATTCCTTAGATCCGACAAACTCCAA TCTCTGTTCGACTTCATAGACATAGCCAGAGTGGTGAAACCCAAGACTTACAGACTG GTGAGACCTTACCCTCGGCATGCGTTTGGGGATGGGGAAAGTGAGTCCACTCTGAACCATCTTGGTTTGAGCAGCAAACAAGAAGCATTGTTCCTTGAGCTCATCTGA
- the LOC106434392 gene encoding plant UBX domain-containing protein 8-like isoform X4 — protein sequence MEIDDVIPAPLVIPIEVRDSTGPSVIINDDDDVPTRTTRQVIPAPNNIQDYNDIEQEMIQAAIEASKKESEVVLSNPLPIERPPSSSHMGDGDDIAKAVTMSLKSGEEEILRNQGGFNASTSETGVSETAAAQGPERSTQALNGRLAAPSSPFEDHSDDDDDEEPLVRHRPIRVASGSLAQPDAGRSRSTSPEGDNQADNGNRNRFPSEWGGISSEEHDEAVMLEAAMFGGIPETGYNHLPFLPPQQRAPPSPSLTAQRLIREQQDDEYLASLQADRDRELQSVRDAEARQLEEETARQAFLEEAQRKHEEEQELERQLDAKEASLPKEPHADEENAITLLVRMPDGTRHGRRFLRSDKLQSLFDFIDIARVVKPKTYRLVRPYPRHAFGDGESESTLNHLGLSSKQEALFLELI from the exons ATGGAAATAGATGATGTGATTCCGGCTCCTCTAGTGATACCTATAGAGGTTAGGGATAGCACTGGGCCATCGGTTATtattaatgatgatgatgatgttccaACAAGAACAACTAGGCAAGTTATACCTGCACCCAATAATATTCAAGATTACAATGATATTGAACAAGAGATGATCCAAGCTGCCATTGAGGCCTCAAAAAAGGAGTCTGAGGTG gtgTTAAGTAATCCTTTGCCTATTGAGAGGCCGCCGTCTTCGTCTCACATGGGAGATGGTGATGACATAGCAAAAGCTGTCACAATGTCATTGAAG TCAGGGGAGGAAGAAATTTTGCGCAATCAAGGAGGGTTTAACGCCTCAACCTCGGAAACAGGAGTGTCTGAAACGGCTGCTGCTCAAGGACCTGAACGTAGTACCCAAGCCCTGAATGGAAG ATTGGCTGCACCTAGCTCACCATTTGAGGATCACTctgatgatgacgatgatgaggAACCTCTTGTTAGACACAGGCCAATACGTGTGGCATCTGGATCTCTGGCCCAACCTGATGCTGGTCGTTCCCGGAGCACGAGTCCTGAAGGAGATAATCAAGCGGACAATGGCAATAGAAATAGGTTTCCTTCTGAG TGGGGAGGCATTTCGTCTGAGGAACATGATGAAGCTGTCATGCTCGAGGCAGCCATGTTTGGTGGAATTCCCGAAACTGGATATAATCATCTTCCATTCTTACCTCCTCAGCAGAGGGCACCACCCTCACCTTCATTGACAGCTCAGAGGTTGATACGCGAACAGCAGGATGATGAGTATCTTGCATCCCTGCAAGCGGACCGAGATAGAGAACTACAATCCGTTAGAGATGCTGAGGCACGTCAGTTAGAGGAAGAAACTGCTAGACAGGCTTTTCTGGAGGAAGCTCAAAGAAAACACGAGGAGGAACAG GAGCTAGAGAGGCAACTAGATGCAAAAGAAGCTTCTCTACCGAAGGAACCACATGCAGACGAAGAGAATGCTATTACTCTTCTAGTCAGGATGCCAGACGGAACTAGACATGGCCGCCGATTCCTTAGATCCGACAAACTCCAA TCTCTGTTCGACTTCATAGACATAGCCAGAGTGGTGAAACCCAAGACTTACAGACTG GTGAGACCTTACCCTCGGCATGCGTTTGGGGATGGGGAAAGTGAGTCCACTCTGAACCATCTTGGTTTGAGCAGCAAACAAGAAGCATTGTTCCTTGAGCTCATCTGA